The following are encoded in a window of Nibricoccus aquaticus genomic DNA:
- a CDS encoding SDR family NAD(P)-dependent oxidoreductase, which yields MAAKELSSRYRHAFITGASGGLGLAFAKMLLAEGIRVTGTARDVARLASLAKDTRFTPLALDLADAPGAERAFREAEVAAGEGGFDLVINNAGYGLFGAFTEVDFSVWQAQVDALLSATARLSHVGLRSMLPRKRGTLVNVSSLAVEFPLPFMSGYNMAKAALSALSESLIFETRGTGVTVIDLRPGDYRTAFNQAMQPTVHLSASDPRLASAWRELESHLATAPLAVAAARDLRRALMRGRSGTVRSGSFFQARIAPLFSRLAPARVRRAIIARYQGAS from the coding sequence GTGGCCGCGAAAGAACTTTCCTCTCGTTATCGCCACGCGTTCATCACGGGCGCGTCGGGCGGGCTGGGGCTGGCGTTTGCGAAGATGTTGCTGGCGGAAGGTATTCGCGTGACGGGCACGGCGCGCGATGTGGCGCGGCTGGCGAGTCTGGCCAAGGACACGCGCTTCACGCCGCTGGCGCTCGATCTGGCGGACGCGCCAGGAGCGGAGCGGGCGTTTCGCGAGGCGGAGGTGGCGGCGGGTGAAGGCGGGTTCGATCTGGTGATCAATAACGCGGGGTATGGTTTGTTTGGTGCGTTTACGGAGGTGGATTTTTCGGTCTGGCAGGCGCAGGTCGATGCGTTGCTCAGTGCGACGGCGCGGCTTTCTCATGTCGGGCTGCGCTCGATGCTGCCACGAAAACGCGGGACGTTGGTGAACGTATCGTCGCTGGCGGTGGAGTTTCCGCTGCCGTTTATGAGCGGCTACAACATGGCGAAGGCGGCGCTGTCGGCGCTGAGCGAAAGTTTGATCTTTGAAACGCGGGGCACGGGCGTCACGGTGATCGACCTTCGTCCGGGAGACTATCGGACGGCTTTCAACCAGGCCATGCAGCCCACCGTTCATCTCAGTGCCAGCGATCCGCGTCTCGCGTCTGCTTGGCGGGAGCTGGAGTCGCATCTGGCGACGGCGCCACTGGCGGTCGCGGCGGCGCGGGATCTGCGGCGGGCGTTGATGCGCGGGCGTTCGGGGACGGTGAGGTCGGGATCATTTTTCCAGGCGCGGATCGCGCCCTTGTTTTCGCGGCTGGCTCCGGCCCGCGTGCGTCGTGCGATCATCGCGCGTTATCAAGGAGCCTCTTAA
- a CDS encoding class I SAM-dependent methyltransferase produces the protein MDSATAHDPKAGEKTYYAQLGEGGRRHAKAKPFSDADCGKYLCNMGALLLMLEAPDGKRSLLDFGCGTGWTSVFLAKAGYAVTGVDISEDAVRLARELAAEEGVGGVEFLAADYEGFTASREYDYVLFYDALHHAEDEQAAVNAAWGALKPGGVMFAFEPGAGHSGSAGAKHAVATFGVHEKDMPPVYVWKLGKRAGFRRKLFLPLPHEAGRAVYRRDFLKIAGAGGSGAKLWLEKVWGYFRAGTKAGRTGRSGLVVMWK, from the coding sequence ATGGACTCCGCAACAGCGCATGACCCCAAGGCTGGTGAGAAGACGTACTATGCGCAGCTCGGCGAGGGCGGGCGGAGGCACGCGAAGGCGAAGCCGTTTTCGGATGCGGATTGCGGGAAATATCTGTGCAACATGGGCGCGCTGTTGCTCATGTTGGAAGCGCCGGATGGGAAGAGGAGCTTGCTGGATTTTGGGTGCGGAACGGGGTGGACGTCGGTGTTTCTGGCGAAGGCAGGGTATGCGGTGACGGGGGTGGATATTTCGGAGGATGCGGTGCGGCTGGCGCGGGAGCTGGCGGCGGAGGAAGGCGTGGGCGGCGTGGAGTTTCTGGCGGCGGATTACGAGGGGTTCACGGCGTCGCGGGAGTATGACTACGTTTTATTTTATGACGCGTTGCACCACGCGGAAGACGAGCAGGCGGCGGTGAACGCGGCGTGGGGGGCGCTCAAGCCGGGCGGGGTGATGTTCGCGTTCGAGCCGGGCGCGGGGCACAGTGGGAGCGCGGGGGCGAAGCACGCGGTGGCGACGTTTGGCGTGCATGAGAAGGACATGCCGCCGGTGTATGTGTGGAAGCTGGGGAAGCGCGCGGGGTTCCGGCGGAAGCTTTTTTTGCCATTGCCGCATGAAGCGGGGCGGGCGGTTTACCGGAGGGATTTTTTGAAGATCGCCGGTGCGGGTGGGAGCGGCGCGAAGCTGTGGCTGGAGAAGGTGTGGGGGTATTTTCGCGCGGGGACGAAGGCGGGGCGGACAGGGAGGTCTGGGCTCGTCGTGATGTGGAAGTGA
- a CDS encoding glycosyltransferase, with the protein MIYFDVTKMGVAKHRSGLMRVSGRLRDELGAAVSEVVWRERAWWSTGKDAARVALKAEDWVLTAELFCETERPGFWEFLREKPCRVAATFNDAIPLKHPHITWPQSVARHPEYMKMLAAFDRVFAISEASKAELTEFWRWQGVERCAAVETISLGANFLKGSRPPMEAVRVGAVPSLMTVGILEPRKNQEFLLEVCEALWSEGVGFELHVVGRVNPHFGKPVVEKIAELRKRGRRVTHHEGVSDEVLLKLYREARATIFPTIAEGCGLPVLESLWLGVPCVCSDLPVLRENADGGGCVAVALNDQAAWVSALRRVITDDAWCAKLRTEAAGRVLPTWAEAAGALRNLCT; encoded by the coding sequence ATGATTTATTTCGACGTCACGAAGATGGGAGTGGCGAAGCATCGCTCGGGGTTGATGCGCGTGAGCGGGCGGTTGCGCGATGAGCTGGGTGCAGCGGTGAGCGAAGTGGTGTGGCGGGAGCGCGCGTGGTGGAGCACTGGGAAAGACGCGGCGCGCGTGGCGTTGAAGGCGGAGGATTGGGTGCTGACGGCAGAGTTGTTTTGCGAAACGGAGCGGCCGGGGTTCTGGGAGTTTTTGAGGGAGAAGCCGTGCCGGGTGGCGGCGACGTTTAACGATGCGATTCCGCTGAAACATCCGCACATCACGTGGCCGCAGAGTGTGGCGCGGCATCCGGAGTACATGAAGATGCTGGCGGCGTTTGATCGCGTGTTCGCGATTTCGGAGGCGAGCAAGGCGGAGCTGACGGAGTTCTGGCGGTGGCAGGGAGTCGAGCGATGCGCGGCGGTGGAGACGATTTCGCTCGGGGCGAATTTTTTGAAAGGGTCGAGGCCGCCGATGGAGGCGGTGCGGGTGGGCGCGGTGCCGTCGTTGATGACGGTGGGGATTTTGGAGCCGCGAAAGAATCAGGAATTTCTATTGGAGGTGTGCGAGGCGCTGTGGAGCGAAGGGGTGGGGTTTGAGCTGCACGTGGTGGGGCGGGTGAATCCGCATTTCGGGAAACCGGTCGTGGAGAAAATCGCGGAGTTGCGGAAGCGCGGGCGGCGCGTGACGCATCACGAAGGCGTGAGCGATGAGGTGTTGCTGAAACTTTATCGGGAGGCGCGCGCGACGATTTTTCCGACGATTGCGGAGGGCTGCGGGCTGCCGGTGCTGGAGTCGTTGTGGCTTGGGGTGCCGTGCGTGTGCAGCGATCTGCCGGTGCTGCGGGAGAACGCGGATGGCGGCGGATGCGTGGCGGTGGCACTGAACGATCAGGCGGCGTGGGTGAGCGCGCTGCGGCGGGTGATCACGGATGATGCGTGGTGCGCAAAGCTGCGCACGGAGGCGGCGGGGCGGGTGTTGCCGACGTGGGCGGAGGCGGCGGGGGCGCTGCGCAATCTATGTACTTAA
- a CDS encoding glycosyltransferase family 4 protein, which translates to MNEGQALNPVFLITHEFYPKRGGIATFTEEIARAAVGLGHEVEVWAQSARETAEKPWPFHIRRLAVKGTHGIACQIGIARQLIAQRRRLRYATVYLPEPGPMLAMMFLQYFKTFRPRRLVLTFHGSEILRFSNNHILRAHTRRLIRNATRISTLTHYTQNLLCERFPEAAAKTFITPGALRSDFAVVSSTAPSAPKNRLVILTVGRLHPRKGQLITLEALQALAPRFRSQIEYWIVGTGPGSGKSSYENSLRTAASQAGFPVRFFGDLPDDELDQVYDRADVFAMTSIDYRHSVEGFGLVYLEAAAHGLPIVAHSVGGVAEAVIDNVTGLLVPPRHPAQLSAAFEKLISDSSLRTRLGAAGHDWARRNRWEHSARLLFNPSPEASASPF; encoded by the coding sequence ATGAACGAGGGGCAGGCGCTGAACCCGGTCTTTTTGATCACCCACGAATTCTACCCGAAACGCGGCGGCATCGCCACGTTCACCGAAGAGATCGCCCGCGCTGCCGTCGGCCTCGGCCACGAGGTCGAGGTCTGGGCCCAGTCCGCCCGCGAGACCGCCGAGAAGCCCTGGCCGTTTCACATCCGCCGCCTCGCCGTCAAAGGCACCCACGGCATTGCCTGCCAGATCGGCATCGCACGCCAGCTCATCGCCCAACGCCGTCGCCTCCGCTATGCCACCGTCTATCTCCCCGAGCCCGGCCCCATGCTCGCGATGATGTTCCTCCAGTATTTCAAAACCTTCCGCCCTCGCCGCCTCGTCCTCACCTTCCACGGCTCGGAGATCCTGCGCTTTTCCAATAATCACATCCTCCGCGCCCACACCCGCCGCCTCATCCGCAACGCCACCCGCATCAGCACCCTGACTCACTACACCCAAAACCTGCTCTGCGAACGTTTCCCCGAAGCAGCCGCCAAAACGTTCATCACCCCCGGTGCCCTTCGCTCGGACTTCGCTGTCGTCAGCAGCACCGCTCCGTCCGCCCCCAAAAACCGCCTCGTCATCCTCACCGTTGGGCGCCTCCACCCGCGCAAAGGCCAGCTCATCACCCTCGAAGCGCTTCAAGCCCTCGCCCCACGATTCCGCTCTCAAATCGAATACTGGATCGTCGGCACCGGCCCCGGCTCCGGCAAAAGCAGCTACGAAAATTCCCTGCGCACCGCCGCCTCCCAAGCCGGCTTCCCCGTCCGCTTCTTCGGCGATCTCCCCGACGACGAGCTCGATCAGGTTTACGACCGCGCCGATGTCTTCGCCATGACCAGCATCGACTACCGCCACAGCGTCGAAGGCTTCGGCCTGGTCTACCTCGAAGCCGCCGCCCACGGCCTGCCGATCGTCGCTCACTCCGTCGGGGGAGTAGCCGAAGCCGTCATAGACAACGTCACCGGCCTCCTCGTCCCTCCCCGTCACCCCGCGCAACTCTCCGCCGCTTTCGAAAAACTCATCAGCGACTCGTCTCTCCGCACCCGACTCGGCGCCGCCGGCCACGACTGGGCCCGCCGCAACCGCTGGGAACACTCCGCCCGCCTCCTCTTCAATCCTTCGCCCGAAGCCAGCGCCTCTCCTTTTTGA
- a CDS encoding phosphopantetheine-binding protein, with the protein MADVAEQGQKPRDTGLAAPKPFSSAEDEIALRDTLKRCSPASVEAAVQFRKTNDANLVPSVVIGVIERFVEADIRPKLRHGDDELRLVEDLGVDSLTMMEIVILVEDVLQMQINNEELRNLRTVGDVKLFIDCKVRGLPLPKPTKHMPIEQIAAVMPIQPPFLFLNEASISSHAAQGKYKITGQEFFLQGHFKDNPVMPASMMLEALGQLGVLALIEGIIPAEAGRVVDPKTIFFTSCEGVRCHRVCKPGDVLTLSVKPKRAKMPLATFEGLIRVGQEKAAVAEEITLTFGYLEAVATPPAAETGVGALDAAAASAPASATGKASAGSPAVTPGQAAAFVQVGVMPA; encoded by the coding sequence ATGGCAGACGTAGCTGAACAGGGCCAGAAACCACGGGACACAGGGCTGGCCGCACCCAAACCCTTTAGTAGTGCTGAAGACGAAATTGCGCTGCGTGACACGCTGAAACGCTGCTCACCGGCCTCGGTCGAGGCGGCGGTGCAATTTCGCAAAACCAACGACGCCAATCTCGTGCCTTCGGTGGTGATCGGCGTGATCGAGCGTTTCGTGGAGGCCGACATCCGGCCCAAGCTGCGTCACGGTGACGATGAGCTGCGACTGGTTGAAGATCTCGGCGTCGATTCGCTGACGATGATGGAGATCGTGATCCTCGTGGAGGATGTGCTCCAGATGCAGATCAATAATGAGGAGCTGCGGAATCTGCGCACGGTGGGCGATGTAAAGCTGTTCATCGATTGCAAGGTCCGCGGCCTGCCGTTGCCCAAGCCGACGAAGCACATGCCGATCGAGCAGATCGCGGCGGTCATGCCGATCCAGCCGCCGTTTCTTTTCCTGAACGAGGCGTCGATCAGCAGCCATGCGGCGCAAGGGAAATACAAGATCACGGGGCAGGAATTTTTCCTTCAAGGTCACTTTAAGGATAATCCAGTGATGCCGGCTTCGATGATGTTGGAGGCACTGGGTCAGCTCGGCGTGCTGGCCTTGATCGAGGGAATCATCCCGGCCGAGGCCGGACGTGTGGTGGACCCGAAGACGATTTTCTTCACGTCGTGCGAGGGCGTGCGCTGCCACCGGGTTTGCAAACCGGGCGATGTGCTCACGCTTTCGGTGAAGCCTAAGCGCGCGAAAATGCCGCTGGCGACGTTTGAGGGATTGATTCGCGTCGGTCAGGAAAAGGCGGCTGTCGCTGAGGAGATCACGCTGACTTTCGGTTATCTGGAAGCGGTGGCCACGCCGCCAGCGGCGGAAACGGGCGTCGGCGCTTTGGATGCGGCGGCCGCATCTGCTCCGGCTTCGGCAACTGGAAAAGCTTCTGCTGGCTCACCGGCGGTGACTCCGGGACAGGCGGCGGCATTCGTGCAGGTTGGCGTGATGCCTGCCTGA
- a CDS encoding glycosyltransferase: MSKLRILVLTSSTGGGHDARAQAFAEWCFQLYRHEIDVRIEQMLEKSSFVNRSGVNFYNWIQRKMPILHTAFYTVVEVLSFLNKRTVTLGRGYYLEVIQEYRPHLVFSVHDCLNRGYFQLARKILGEGNVRCATYCGEFSGGWGYSFNWIEPTVDLYFSRTPTAMDYAVKQGIPRERARVRGHLMLPRAHQEVMTREEREEYRVKKLGLRRSRFTVFLATGSNGANNHFDLLPTLLRHADKCQVIIICGRDQQTFNELIHWRANHPELPCYIEAYSEIVHLLMQASDAIVSRGGTTSCAKALNFRCPIIFNAFGGIMPQESLTWKFFRNGAASEKIASAGDFARLFDRWMGEPQSYAEYRRKFLELRYDEDPTVLIDELVGLAWQAGGGTLNRQPYPPRSGGGNGSGAAGESHDPHGVS; the protein is encoded by the coding sequence GTGTCCAAACTCCGGATTCTCGTTCTCACCTCAAGCACGGGCGGCGGTCATGACGCGCGCGCGCAGGCTTTCGCGGAGTGGTGTTTCCAGCTGTACCGCCACGAGATCGATGTGCGCATCGAGCAGATGCTGGAGAAGTCGTCGTTCGTGAACCGGAGTGGAGTGAATTTCTACAACTGGATTCAGCGCAAGATGCCGATCCTGCACACGGCGTTTTATACGGTGGTCGAAGTGCTCAGCTTTTTGAACAAGCGCACGGTGACGCTTGGGCGCGGTTATTATCTGGAGGTCATCCAGGAGTACCGGCCGCATCTGGTGTTCAGCGTTCACGACTGTCTGAACCGCGGGTATTTTCAGCTCGCGCGAAAAATCCTCGGCGAGGGCAATGTGCGTTGCGCGACGTATTGCGGGGAGTTTTCCGGTGGCTGGGGTTATAGCTTCAACTGGATCGAGCCGACAGTGGATCTGTATTTTTCGCGCACGCCGACGGCGATGGATTATGCGGTGAAGCAAGGAATCCCGCGTGAGCGCGCGCGGGTGCGCGGGCATCTGATGTTGCCGCGCGCGCATCAAGAAGTGATGACGCGCGAGGAGCGCGAGGAGTACCGTGTGAAGAAACTCGGGCTGAGGCGTTCGCGGTTCACGGTTTTTCTGGCGACGGGAAGCAATGGCGCGAACAACCACTTCGACCTGTTGCCGACGCTGCTGCGCCATGCGGACAAGTGCCAAGTGATCATTATCTGCGGGCGCGATCAGCAGACGTTTAACGAACTCATTCACTGGCGGGCGAATCATCCGGAGCTGCCGTGCTACATTGAGGCGTACTCTGAGATCGTTCATCTGCTCATGCAGGCGAGCGACGCGATCGTGAGTCGTGGCGGGACGACCTCGTGCGCGAAGGCGCTGAATTTCCGGTGTCCGATCATCTTTAACGCATTTGGCGGGATCATGCCGCAGGAGTCGCTCACGTGGAAATTTTTCCGCAACGGTGCGGCATCGGAGAAGATCGCGAGCGCGGGGGATTTTGCGCGGTTGTTCGATCGCTGGATGGGCGAGCCGCAATCGTACGCGGAGTATCGGAGAAAATTTCTGGAGCTGCGCTATGACGAAGATCCGACGGTGCTCATCGACGAACTGGTGGGGCTGGCGTGGCAGGCGGGGGGCGGAACGTTGAACCGGCAGCCGTATCCGCCGCGCAGTGGCGGTGGCAATGGGAGCGGAGCGGCGGGTGAGTCGCATGATCCGCACGGGGTGAGTTGA
- a CDS encoding acyl-CoA thioesterase, with translation MITSRSQITVRYAETDMMGVVYHGSYLPWFEIGRTTLLREQGLPYRELEAEGFLLPVLEVTARYLRPARYDDTITIVTTLREKPTLRILLEYELFNGDTLIATGKTLHAFIDRQGRPVRPPPRFATRMNEAFRA, from the coding sequence ATGATCACCTCCCGCAGCCAGATCACCGTCCGCTACGCCGAGACCGATATGATGGGCGTCGTTTACCACGGCAGCTACCTCCCTTGGTTCGAGATCGGCCGCACCACCCTTCTCCGCGAACAAGGTCTTCCTTACCGCGAACTCGAAGCCGAGGGCTTTCTCCTCCCCGTCCTCGAAGTCACCGCCCGCTACCTCCGCCCCGCGCGCTACGACGACACCATCACCATCGTCACCACGCTCCGCGAAAAGCCCACCCTCCGCATCCTCCTCGAATACGAGCTCTTCAACGGCGACACCCTCATCGCCACGGGGAAAACCCTCCACGCCTTCATCGACCGCCAGGGCCGCCCCGTCCGCCCCCCCCCACGCTTCGCCACCCGCATGAACGAAGCCTTCCGCGCCTGA
- a CDS encoding glycosyltransferase gives MSHERPSIAYLFTRFPHSTETFLQREIVAMKRLGVDLRLYSMWGGGGDFHGLHVKAFNKWRLLELIWMIPWVAVTRWDVFGVVWRGLWTRRAPSFINFAENMLGAGFACVFYRAWRKDPPTHVHAAWGGAPATAAWCLARMNGLRFSAGAHAYDIYEHGGDWWLNEKLADAVFVHTSTEMGKVSLVERGVTAEKVQVIRRGLDKFPEWKPLRAGRAETLRIVCVARLVEKKGLDHQLRMYAALKAAGVAFEARIIGDGPLREPMKAMSVELGVSECVAFMGHLSQPDVWAQLAWADVLVHTGVIAPSGDRDGLPNVIPEAMSAGVAVVTSPAAATTEAIHDGETGLAAEVTDVAAWVEALRLLATDDQKAERLRCAAREWVEENFDAHKNAARLHALFMEATAR, from the coding sequence TTGTCACACGAGCGCCCCAGCATCGCCTATTTATTCACGCGGTTTCCTCACAGCACGGAGACGTTTCTCCAGCGCGAGATCGTGGCGATGAAACGGCTGGGTGTGGATCTGCGGCTGTATTCGATGTGGGGCGGAGGCGGGGATTTTCACGGGCTGCACGTGAAGGCGTTCAACAAGTGGCGGCTGCTGGAGTTGATCTGGATGATTCCGTGGGTGGCGGTGACGCGGTGGGATGTCTTTGGAGTTGTGTGGCGCGGGCTTTGGACGCGGCGCGCGCCGTCGTTCATCAATTTTGCGGAGAACATGCTCGGGGCGGGATTCGCGTGCGTGTTTTACCGGGCGTGGCGGAAAGATCCGCCGACGCATGTTCACGCGGCGTGGGGCGGGGCGCCGGCGACGGCGGCGTGGTGTCTGGCGCGGATGAACGGACTGCGGTTCAGCGCGGGGGCTCATGCGTATGACATTTATGAGCACGGTGGCGACTGGTGGCTGAACGAGAAACTGGCGGATGCGGTGTTCGTGCATACCTCGACAGAGATGGGGAAGGTGTCGCTGGTGGAGCGCGGTGTGACGGCGGAGAAGGTGCAGGTGATTCGGCGCGGGCTGGATAAATTTCCCGAGTGGAAGCCGCTGCGGGCGGGGCGTGCGGAGACGCTGCGGATCGTGTGCGTGGCGCGGCTCGTCGAGAAGAAGGGGCTGGATCATCAGCTGCGGATGTATGCGGCGCTGAAGGCGGCGGGTGTGGCGTTTGAGGCGCGGATCATCGGCGACGGACCGTTGCGGGAGCCGATGAAGGCGATGAGCGTGGAGCTGGGCGTGAGCGAGTGCGTGGCGTTTATGGGGCATCTGTCGCAGCCGGATGTGTGGGCGCAGCTGGCGTGGGCGGATGTGCTCGTGCACACGGGTGTGATCGCGCCGAGCGGGGATCGAGATGGGTTGCCGAATGTGATTCCGGAGGCGATGTCGGCGGGCGTGGCTGTGGTGACGTCGCCTGCGGCGGCTACAACGGAAGCGATTCACGACGGCGAAACGGGGTTGGCTGCGGAGGTGACGGATGTTGCGGCGTGGGTGGAAGCGTTGAGATTGCTGGCGACGGATGATCAAAAGGCGGAGCGGCTGCGGTGTGCGGCGCGGGAGTGGGTGGAGGAGAATTTCGATGCGCATAAGAACGCGGCGCGATTGCATGCGCTGTTTATGGAGGCGACGGCGCGATGA
- a CDS encoding beta-ketoacyl-[acyl-carrier-protein] synthase family protein has translation MPKVYLTGLGFITSIGNDVASVTRSLRELRHGIEVYAPFQKPEIPVKVAAPVKGFQTDSYDCEDWTYPERYRVKREILRGMGPNAFYAYCAMQQALEDAKLSEADWSNDDTGLYAASGGSPSLMGHMIQKMHAQGVMRCSPLGIVAGIAGTVNFNLVAHFKIKGASTGFSSACASSSHGAGFAYDEIALGRQKRMFVVGAEDGNVDSILPFAGMRALSLQTDPAKASRPFDVARDGFVGTGGATVLVLESEDEVARRGVKPYCELAGWGQASDGHNVAISHPEGLGMRAAMERALKAAKVSPAEVDHINAHATSTPIGDLSEAKALRAIFGPSGAKPLVSSTKALTGHGLSLAGAMETGFCALALREGFIPGSAHITQLDPACADLNIPLVTQDKQANVVLNNSSGFGGANVCLVLKKA, from the coding sequence ATGCCCAAAGTTTACCTGACCGGCCTCGGCTTCATCACCAGCATCGGCAACGACGTTGCCAGCGTGACGCGCAGTCTGCGCGAACTGCGGCATGGCATCGAGGTGTACGCGCCGTTTCAGAAGCCGGAGATTCCGGTGAAGGTCGCCGCGCCGGTGAAGGGTTTTCAGACGGACTCGTACGACTGCGAGGACTGGACGTATCCAGAACGTTACCGGGTGAAGCGCGAGATCCTGCGCGGGATGGGGCCGAATGCGTTCTACGCTTACTGCGCGATGCAGCAGGCGCTGGAGGACGCGAAGCTGAGCGAGGCGGACTGGTCCAACGACGACACTGGGCTTTATGCGGCATCGGGGGGCTCGCCTTCTCTGATGGGGCACATGATCCAGAAGATGCACGCGCAGGGAGTCATGCGCTGTTCGCCGCTGGGGATCGTCGCGGGCATCGCGGGCACGGTGAATTTCAACCTGGTGGCGCATTTCAAAATCAAGGGAGCCTCGACGGGCTTCTCGTCGGCGTGCGCGTCGTCGTCGCATGGGGCGGGTTTCGCGTACGATGAAATCGCGCTGGGGCGGCAGAAGCGGATGTTTGTCGTCGGTGCGGAGGATGGGAACGTGGACAGCATTTTGCCGTTTGCGGGTATGCGGGCGCTGTCGTTGCAGACCGATCCGGCGAAGGCGTCGCGACCGTTCGATGTGGCGCGTGATGGATTTGTGGGGACGGGCGGCGCGACTGTGCTGGTGCTGGAAAGCGAAGACGAAGTCGCGCGGCGTGGAGTGAAACCTTACTGCGAACTCGCGGGCTGGGGGCAGGCGTCGGACGGGCACAATGTGGCGATCTCGCATCCGGAGGGGTTGGGGATGCGCGCGGCGATGGAGCGGGCGCTGAAGGCGGCGAAGGTTTCGCCGGCGGAGGTGGATCACATCAATGCGCACGCGACCTCGACGCCGATCGGGGATTTGTCGGAGGCGAAGGCGCTGCGCGCGATCTTCGGGCCGTCGGGAGCGAAGCCGCTCGTGAGCAGTACGAAGGCGCTCACGGGGCACGGGCTGTCGCTGGCGGGTGCGATGGAGACGGGGTTTTGCGCGCTGGCGTTGCGCGAGGGGTTTATCCCGGGGTCGGCGCACATCACGCAGCTCGATCCGGCGTGCGCGGATCTTAACATACCGCTCGTGACGCAGGACAAGCAGGCGAACGTGGTACTCAATAACAGTAGCGGCTTTGGCGGGGCGAATGTCTGCCTCGTACTGAAGAAGGCCTGA
- a CDS encoding aminotransferase class I/II-fold pyridoxal phosphate-dependent enzyme, whose product MAFPFFSKNTKPILARCRDDHATEMRLKYNPYYRPIDAQQGTHIRHDGRDMIMLASNDYLGLSFHPKVIEAGRAAMLQWGASPTGARSANGSRAYHIELEEKLAAFLGREACHVHAAGYLSCMAGVAAYAQKGDLILADKNLHSCLWDGIRLSHATVERFSHNSVADLREVAATLSPDAPKMLVLEGVYSMEGHIAKIPELLAAVKDLGCFTVLDDAHGFGVLGRQGRGTIDHFGLNAEIDILCASMSKSLASTGGFVAGSRDLIEYLRTHSKHTIFSAALSPSQAACASTALDIIQTEPHHHERLQKNAQRYRAMLHSLGLDTWESETPAVPIVLGSKERAYRFWQALLEKNIFTIMSIAPAVPPGKDLIRTAISALHSDEDLARIADAMAYAVKKL is encoded by the coding sequence ATGGCGTTCCCGTTCTTCTCCAAAAACACCAAGCCCATCCTCGCGCGTTGCCGCGACGACCACGCCACGGAGATGCGCCTCAAGTACAACCCGTACTACCGCCCCATCGACGCCCAGCAAGGCACGCACATCCGCCACGACGGCCGCGACATGATCATGCTCGCGAGCAACGACTACCTCGGCCTCTCCTTTCACCCCAAGGTCATCGAGGCCGGCCGCGCCGCCATGCTCCAATGGGGCGCCAGCCCCACCGGCGCCCGCTCCGCCAACGGCTCCCGCGCTTACCACATCGAGCTCGAAGAAAAACTCGCCGCCTTCCTCGGCCGCGAAGCCTGCCACGTCCACGCCGCCGGTTACCTCTCCTGCATGGCCGGTGTCGCCGCCTACGCCCAGAAAGGCGACCTTATCCTCGCCGATAAAAACCTCCACTCCTGCCTCTGGGACGGCATCCGCCTCTCCCACGCCACCGTCGAACGCTTCTCCCACAACAGCGTCGCCGACCTACGCGAAGTCGCGGCCACACTCTCGCCCGACGCCCCCAAGATGCTCGTCCTCGAAGGTGTGTATTCGATGGAAGGGCACATCGCGAAAATCCCCGAGCTCCTCGCCGCCGTCAAAGACCTCGGCTGCTTCACCGTCCTCGACGACGCCCACGGCTTCGGCGTCCTCGGCCGCCAGGGCCGCGGCACCATCGATCACTTCGGCCTCAACGCCGAGATCGATATCCTCTGCGCCTCCATGTCGAAGTCCCTCGCCTCCACCGGCGGCTTCGTCGCCGGCTCCCGCGACCTCATTGAGTACCTCCGCACCCACTCGAAACACACCATCTTCAGCGCCGCCCTCAGCCCCTCCCAGGCCGCCTGCGCCTCGACCGCCCTCGATATCATCCAGACCGAGCCGCACCACCACGAGCGCCTGCAGAAAAACGCGCAACGCTACCGCGCCATGCTCCACAGCCTCGGCCTAGACACGTGGGAAAGCGAAACCCCCGCCGTCCCGATCGTGCTCGGCTCCAAAGAACGCGCCTACCGCTTCTGGCAGGCCCTCCTCGAAAAAAACATCTTCACCATCATGTCCATCGCCCCCGCCGTTCCGCCCGGCAAGGATCTGATCCGCACCGCCATCTCCGCCCTCCACAGCGACGAAGATCTCGCCCGCATCGCAGACGCCATGGCCTACGCGGTGAAAAAGCTCTGA